A genomic segment from Odontesthes bonariensis isolate fOdoBon6 chromosome 8, fOdoBon6.hap1, whole genome shotgun sequence encodes:
- the cpsf6 gene encoding cleavage and polyadenylation specificity factor subunit 6 isoform X3: MADGVDHIDIYADVEEEFTQEAEYPVHDQIDLYDDVISPSANNGDAPEDRDYLDTLPPPGGSDGGKSAPPNVVYTYTGKRIALYIGNLTWWTTDEDLTEAIRSIGITDVLEIKFFENRANGQSKGFALVCVGSEASSRKLMELLSKRELHGQNPIVTPCNKQSLSQFEMQSRKSKCTQSGQMSGEGKAGPPGAGPRGGFPMGRGRGRFPGPPGPGGDRFPGPVGPGGPPPHFPGGMQGPPRPPPGPPGPPGPPGPPPPGQGLPPPLPGPPNRGDRPPPPVLFPGQFGQPPMGPLPPGPPPPGYGPPPGPPPPQQGPPPPGPFPPRPPGPIGPPMALAPPPHLPGPPPGGPPPAPHVNPAFFPPPGGNNLPPNDSRGPPGPNDPYGRPPPYERGDYGPGGREMESSRTPLSEAEFEEIMNRNRAISSSAISRAVSDASAADYGSAIETLVTAISLIKQSKVSADDRCKVLISSLQDCLHGIESKSYGSASRRERSRERDHSRSREKSRRHKSRSRDRHEDYYRERSRERDRHRERDRDRDREREREREYRHR, encoded by the exons ATGGCGGACGGTGTGGATCACATCGACATCTACGCCGACGTCGAGGAGGAATTCACCCAG GAAGCGGAGTACCCAGTTCACGACCAGATCGACTTGTATGATGATGTGATATCCCCATCAGCCAATAATGGAGATGCTCCAGAAGACAGAGACTACCTGGATACACTGCCTCCACCAGGTGGTTCAGATGGAGGGAAAAGTGCCCCGCCCAACGTGGTATACACTTACACTGGCAAAAGGATTGCCTTGTACATAGGAAACCTTACATGG TGGACAACGGACGAAGACCTGACAGAAGCCATCCGTTCAATAGGTATCACAGATGTGCTCGAGATAAAGTTCTTTGAAAACAGAGCCAATGGCCAGTCAAAAGG GTTTGCACTTGTGTGTGTCGGCTCAGAGGCATCATCGAGAAAGTTAATGGAACTCTTGTCGAAGAGGGAGCTCCATGGTCAAAATCCTATCGTGACACCGTGCAATAAGCAGTCCCTCAGCCAGTTTGAGATGCAGTCACGTAAAAGTAAGT GTACCCAGTCGGGCCAGATGTCTGGGGAAGGTAAAGCTGGTCCTCCCGGTGCAGGCCCCCGTGGCGGTTTCCCCATGGGTCGAGGCAGAGGCAGGTTCCCTGGACCACCCGGTCCTGGAGGAGATCGCTTCCCCGGTCCTGTAGGGCCTGGAGGCCCACCACCACACTTCCCTG GTGGAATGCAGGGTCCTCCACGTCCTCCCCCTGGTCCACCTGGTCCCCCTGGCCCTCCAGGACCCCCACCTCCTGGCCAGGGCCTCCCCCCTCCTCTACCAGGCCCTCCAAATCGCGGTGACAGACCTCCTCCCCCGGTTCTCTTCCCTGGTCAGTTTGGCCAGCCACCAATGGGGCCTCTTCCTCCAGGCCCACCTCCTCCAGGTTATGGTCCTCCCCCTGGTCCCCCACCTCCTCAACAGGGCCCACCTCCTCCAGGACCCTTCCCTCCTCGCCCTCCAGGCCCTATTGGACCCCCAATGGCTTTGGCTCCTCCTCCACATTTGCCAGGTCCCCCACCAGGTGGCCCACCACCAGCCCCTCATGTGAACCCTGCCTTCTTTCCCCCACCTGGCGGCAACAACTTGCCACCTAACGACAGCCGAGGCCCCCCAGGACCAAATGACCCATATGGACGCCCGCCACCATATGAAAGAGGAGACTATGGTCCTGGAGGCCG GGAGATGGAGTCATCAAGGACCCCTTTGAGTGAGGCAGAGTTTGAGGAGATTATGAACAGGAACAGAGCCATCTCCTCCAGCGCCATATCTCGGGCTGTATCTGACGCCAGTGCAG ctgactATGGCAGCGCTATAGAGACTTTGGTCACCGCTATTAGTCTGATAAAGCAGTCCAAAGTCTCAGCAGATGACCGCTGTAAAGTCCTCATCAGTTCCCTGCAGGACTGTCTTCATGGTATTGAGTCCAAGAGCTATGGCTCTGCTTCGAG GCGAGAGCGCTCCAGGGAACGTGACCATAGCCGGTCTAGAGAAAAGAGCCGGCGACACAAGTCTCGTAGTCGTGACAGGCACGAAGATTATTACAGGGAGCGGAGCCGTGAGCGGGATCGCCATCGTGAGCGTGATCGGGACAGAGACCGggaaagagagagggaaagggagTATCGCCACCGCTAG
- the cpsf6 gene encoding cleavage and polyadenylation specificity factor subunit 6 isoform X4 encodes MADGVDHIDIYADVEEEFTQEAEYPVHDQIDLYDDVISPSANNGDAPEDRDYLDTLPPPGGSDGGKSAPPNVVYTYTGKRIALYIGNLTWWTTDEDLTEAIRSIGITDVLEIKFFENRANGQSKGFALVCVGSEASSRKLMELLSKRELHGQNPIVTPCNKQSLSQFEMQSRKSTQSGQMSGEGKAGPPGAGPRGGFPMGRGRGRFPGPPGPGGDRFPGPVGPGGPPPHFPGGMQGPPRPPPGPPGPPGPPGPPPPGQGLPPPLPGPPNRGDRPPPPVLFPGQFGQPPMGPLPPGPPPPGYGPPPGPPPPQQGPPPPGPFPPRPPGPIGPPMALAPPPHLPGPPPGGPPPAPHVNPAFFPPPGGNNLPPNDSRGPPGPNDPYGRPPPYERGDYGPGGREMESSRTPLSEAEFEEIMNRNRAISSSAISRAVSDASAADYGSAIETLVTAISLIKQSKVSADDRCKVLISSLQDCLHGIESKSYGSASRRERSRERDHSRSREKSRRHKSRSRDRHEDYYRERSRERDRHRERDRDRDREREREREYRHR; translated from the exons ATGGCGGACGGTGTGGATCACATCGACATCTACGCCGACGTCGAGGAGGAATTCACCCAG GAAGCGGAGTACCCAGTTCACGACCAGATCGACTTGTATGATGATGTGATATCCCCATCAGCCAATAATGGAGATGCTCCAGAAGACAGAGACTACCTGGATACACTGCCTCCACCAGGTGGTTCAGATGGAGGGAAAAGTGCCCCGCCCAACGTGGTATACACTTACACTGGCAAAAGGATTGCCTTGTACATAGGAAACCTTACATGG TGGACAACGGACGAAGACCTGACAGAAGCCATCCGTTCAATAGGTATCACAGATGTGCTCGAGATAAAGTTCTTTGAAAACAGAGCCAATGGCCAGTCAAAAGG GTTTGCACTTGTGTGTGTCGGCTCAGAGGCATCATCGAGAAAGTTAATGGAACTCTTGTCGAAGAGGGAGCTCCATGGTCAAAATCCTATCGTGACACCGTGCAATAAGCAGTCCCTCAGCCAGTTTGAGATGCAGTCACGTAAAA GTACCCAGTCGGGCCAGATGTCTGGGGAAGGTAAAGCTGGTCCTCCCGGTGCAGGCCCCCGTGGCGGTTTCCCCATGGGTCGAGGCAGAGGCAGGTTCCCTGGACCACCCGGTCCTGGAGGAGATCGCTTCCCCGGTCCTGTAGGGCCTGGAGGCCCACCACCACACTTCCCTG GTGGAATGCAGGGTCCTCCACGTCCTCCCCCTGGTCCACCTGGTCCCCCTGGCCCTCCAGGACCCCCACCTCCTGGCCAGGGCCTCCCCCCTCCTCTACCAGGCCCTCCAAATCGCGGTGACAGACCTCCTCCCCCGGTTCTCTTCCCTGGTCAGTTTGGCCAGCCACCAATGGGGCCTCTTCCTCCAGGCCCACCTCCTCCAGGTTATGGTCCTCCCCCTGGTCCCCCACCTCCTCAACAGGGCCCACCTCCTCCAGGACCCTTCCCTCCTCGCCCTCCAGGCCCTATTGGACCCCCAATGGCTTTGGCTCCTCCTCCACATTTGCCAGGTCCCCCACCAGGTGGCCCACCACCAGCCCCTCATGTGAACCCTGCCTTCTTTCCCCCACCTGGCGGCAACAACTTGCCACCTAACGACAGCCGAGGCCCCCCAGGACCAAATGACCCATATGGACGCCCGCCACCATATGAAAGAGGAGACTATGGTCCTGGAGGCCG GGAGATGGAGTCATCAAGGACCCCTTTGAGTGAGGCAGAGTTTGAGGAGATTATGAACAGGAACAGAGCCATCTCCTCCAGCGCCATATCTCGGGCTGTATCTGACGCCAGTGCAG ctgactATGGCAGCGCTATAGAGACTTTGGTCACCGCTATTAGTCTGATAAAGCAGTCCAAAGTCTCAGCAGATGACCGCTGTAAAGTCCTCATCAGTTCCCTGCAGGACTGTCTTCATGGTATTGAGTCCAAGAGCTATGGCTCTGCTTCGAG GCGAGAGCGCTCCAGGGAACGTGACCATAGCCGGTCTAGAGAAAAGAGCCGGCGACACAAGTCTCGTAGTCGTGACAGGCACGAAGATTATTACAGGGAGCGGAGCCGTGAGCGGGATCGCCATCGTGAGCGTGATCGGGACAGAGACCGggaaagagagagggaaagggagTATCGCCACCGCTAG
- the cpsf6 gene encoding cleavage and polyadenylation specificity factor subunit 6 isoform X1, with protein MADGVDHIDIYADVEEEFTQEAEYPVHDQIDLYDDVISPSANNGDAPEDRDYLDTLPPPGGSDGGKSAPPNVVYTYTGKRIALYIGNLTWWTTDEDLTEAIRSIGITDVLEIKFFENRANGQSKGFALVCVGSEASSRKLMELLSKRELHGQNPIVTPCNKQSLSQFEMQSRKSKCTQSGQMSGEGKAGPPGAGPRGGFPMGRGRGRFPGPPGPGGDRFPGPVGPGGPPPHFPGPGMRPDLVGHQDGPVMDMNFNPFPPGGRDGSWHSRGGMQGPPRPPPGPPGPPGPPGPPPPGQGLPPPLPGPPNRGDRPPPPVLFPGQFGQPPMGPLPPGPPPPGYGPPPGPPPPQQGPPPPGPFPPRPPGPIGPPMALAPPPHLPGPPPGGPPPAPHVNPAFFPPPGGNNLPPNDSRGPPGPNDPYGRPPPYERGDYGPGGREMESSRTPLSEAEFEEIMNRNRAISSSAISRAVSDASAADYGSAIETLVTAISLIKQSKVSADDRCKVLISSLQDCLHGIESKSYGSASRRERSRERDHSRSREKSRRHKSRSRDRHEDYYRERSRERDRHRERDRDRDREREREREYRHR; from the exons ATGGCGGACGGTGTGGATCACATCGACATCTACGCCGACGTCGAGGAGGAATTCACCCAG GAAGCGGAGTACCCAGTTCACGACCAGATCGACTTGTATGATGATGTGATATCCCCATCAGCCAATAATGGAGATGCTCCAGAAGACAGAGACTACCTGGATACACTGCCTCCACCAGGTGGTTCAGATGGAGGGAAAAGTGCCCCGCCCAACGTGGTATACACTTACACTGGCAAAAGGATTGCCTTGTACATAGGAAACCTTACATGG TGGACAACGGACGAAGACCTGACAGAAGCCATCCGTTCAATAGGTATCACAGATGTGCTCGAGATAAAGTTCTTTGAAAACAGAGCCAATGGCCAGTCAAAAGG GTTTGCACTTGTGTGTGTCGGCTCAGAGGCATCATCGAGAAAGTTAATGGAACTCTTGTCGAAGAGGGAGCTCCATGGTCAAAATCCTATCGTGACACCGTGCAATAAGCAGTCCCTCAGCCAGTTTGAGATGCAGTCACGTAAAAGTAAGT GTACCCAGTCGGGCCAGATGTCTGGGGAAGGTAAAGCTGGTCCTCCCGGTGCAGGCCCCCGTGGCGGTTTCCCCATGGGTCGAGGCAGAGGCAGGTTCCCTGGACCACCCGGTCCTGGAGGAGATCGCTTCCCCGGTCCTGTAGGGCCTGGAGGCCCACCACCACACTTCCCTG GCCCGGGGATGAGACCAGATCTGGTTGGGCATCAagatggccctgtgatggatatGAATTTCAATCCCTTCCCGCCAGGGGGCAGGGACGGGAGCTGGCATAGCAGAG GTGGAATGCAGGGTCCTCCACGTCCTCCCCCTGGTCCACCTGGTCCCCCTGGCCCTCCAGGACCCCCACCTCCTGGCCAGGGCCTCCCCCCTCCTCTACCAGGCCCTCCAAATCGCGGTGACAGACCTCCTCCCCCGGTTCTCTTCCCTGGTCAGTTTGGCCAGCCACCAATGGGGCCTCTTCCTCCAGGCCCACCTCCTCCAGGTTATGGTCCTCCCCCTGGTCCCCCACCTCCTCAACAGGGCCCACCTCCTCCAGGACCCTTCCCTCCTCGCCCTCCAGGCCCTATTGGACCCCCAATGGCTTTGGCTCCTCCTCCACATTTGCCAGGTCCCCCACCAGGTGGCCCACCACCAGCCCCTCATGTGAACCCTGCCTTCTTTCCCCCACCTGGCGGCAACAACTTGCCACCTAACGACAGCCGAGGCCCCCCAGGACCAAATGACCCATATGGACGCCCGCCACCATATGAAAGAGGAGACTATGGTCCTGGAGGCCG GGAGATGGAGTCATCAAGGACCCCTTTGAGTGAGGCAGAGTTTGAGGAGATTATGAACAGGAACAGAGCCATCTCCTCCAGCGCCATATCTCGGGCTGTATCTGACGCCAGTGCAG ctgactATGGCAGCGCTATAGAGACTTTGGTCACCGCTATTAGTCTGATAAAGCAGTCCAAAGTCTCAGCAGATGACCGCTGTAAAGTCCTCATCAGTTCCCTGCAGGACTGTCTTCATGGTATTGAGTCCAAGAGCTATGGCTCTGCTTCGAG GCGAGAGCGCTCCAGGGAACGTGACCATAGCCGGTCTAGAGAAAAGAGCCGGCGACACAAGTCTCGTAGTCGTGACAGGCACGAAGATTATTACAGGGAGCGGAGCCGTGAGCGGGATCGCCATCGTGAGCGTGATCGGGACAGAGACCGggaaagagagagggaaagggagTATCGCCACCGCTAG
- the cpsf6 gene encoding cleavage and polyadenylation specificity factor subunit 6 isoform X2 has product MADGVDHIDIYADVEEEFTQEAEYPVHDQIDLYDDVISPSANNGDAPEDRDYLDTLPPPGGSDGGKSAPPNVVYTYTGKRIALYIGNLTWWTTDEDLTEAIRSIGITDVLEIKFFENRANGQSKGFALVCVGSEASSRKLMELLSKRELHGQNPIVTPCNKQSLSQFEMQSRKSTQSGQMSGEGKAGPPGAGPRGGFPMGRGRGRFPGPPGPGGDRFPGPVGPGGPPPHFPGPGMRPDLVGHQDGPVMDMNFNPFPPGGRDGSWHSRGGMQGPPRPPPGPPGPPGPPGPPPPGQGLPPPLPGPPNRGDRPPPPVLFPGQFGQPPMGPLPPGPPPPGYGPPPGPPPPQQGPPPPGPFPPRPPGPIGPPMALAPPPHLPGPPPGGPPPAPHVNPAFFPPPGGNNLPPNDSRGPPGPNDPYGRPPPYERGDYGPGGREMESSRTPLSEAEFEEIMNRNRAISSSAISRAVSDASAADYGSAIETLVTAISLIKQSKVSADDRCKVLISSLQDCLHGIESKSYGSASRRERSRERDHSRSREKSRRHKSRSRDRHEDYYRERSRERDRHRERDRDRDREREREREYRHR; this is encoded by the exons ATGGCGGACGGTGTGGATCACATCGACATCTACGCCGACGTCGAGGAGGAATTCACCCAG GAAGCGGAGTACCCAGTTCACGACCAGATCGACTTGTATGATGATGTGATATCCCCATCAGCCAATAATGGAGATGCTCCAGAAGACAGAGACTACCTGGATACACTGCCTCCACCAGGTGGTTCAGATGGAGGGAAAAGTGCCCCGCCCAACGTGGTATACACTTACACTGGCAAAAGGATTGCCTTGTACATAGGAAACCTTACATGG TGGACAACGGACGAAGACCTGACAGAAGCCATCCGTTCAATAGGTATCACAGATGTGCTCGAGATAAAGTTCTTTGAAAACAGAGCCAATGGCCAGTCAAAAGG GTTTGCACTTGTGTGTGTCGGCTCAGAGGCATCATCGAGAAAGTTAATGGAACTCTTGTCGAAGAGGGAGCTCCATGGTCAAAATCCTATCGTGACACCGTGCAATAAGCAGTCCCTCAGCCAGTTTGAGATGCAGTCACGTAAAA GTACCCAGTCGGGCCAGATGTCTGGGGAAGGTAAAGCTGGTCCTCCCGGTGCAGGCCCCCGTGGCGGTTTCCCCATGGGTCGAGGCAGAGGCAGGTTCCCTGGACCACCCGGTCCTGGAGGAGATCGCTTCCCCGGTCCTGTAGGGCCTGGAGGCCCACCACCACACTTCCCTG GCCCGGGGATGAGACCAGATCTGGTTGGGCATCAagatggccctgtgatggatatGAATTTCAATCCCTTCCCGCCAGGGGGCAGGGACGGGAGCTGGCATAGCAGAG GTGGAATGCAGGGTCCTCCACGTCCTCCCCCTGGTCCACCTGGTCCCCCTGGCCCTCCAGGACCCCCACCTCCTGGCCAGGGCCTCCCCCCTCCTCTACCAGGCCCTCCAAATCGCGGTGACAGACCTCCTCCCCCGGTTCTCTTCCCTGGTCAGTTTGGCCAGCCACCAATGGGGCCTCTTCCTCCAGGCCCACCTCCTCCAGGTTATGGTCCTCCCCCTGGTCCCCCACCTCCTCAACAGGGCCCACCTCCTCCAGGACCCTTCCCTCCTCGCCCTCCAGGCCCTATTGGACCCCCAATGGCTTTGGCTCCTCCTCCACATTTGCCAGGTCCCCCACCAGGTGGCCCACCACCAGCCCCTCATGTGAACCCTGCCTTCTTTCCCCCACCTGGCGGCAACAACTTGCCACCTAACGACAGCCGAGGCCCCCCAGGACCAAATGACCCATATGGACGCCCGCCACCATATGAAAGAGGAGACTATGGTCCTGGAGGCCG GGAGATGGAGTCATCAAGGACCCCTTTGAGTGAGGCAGAGTTTGAGGAGATTATGAACAGGAACAGAGCCATCTCCTCCAGCGCCATATCTCGGGCTGTATCTGACGCCAGTGCAG ctgactATGGCAGCGCTATAGAGACTTTGGTCACCGCTATTAGTCTGATAAAGCAGTCCAAAGTCTCAGCAGATGACCGCTGTAAAGTCCTCATCAGTTCCCTGCAGGACTGTCTTCATGGTATTGAGTCCAAGAGCTATGGCTCTGCTTCGAG GCGAGAGCGCTCCAGGGAACGTGACCATAGCCGGTCTAGAGAAAAGAGCCGGCGACACAAGTCTCGTAGTCGTGACAGGCACGAAGATTATTACAGGGAGCGGAGCCGTGAGCGGGATCGCCATCGTGAGCGTGATCGGGACAGAGACCGggaaagagagagggaaagggagTATCGCCACCGCTAG
- the yeats4 gene encoding YEATS domain-containing protein 4 — MFKKMTEFGPDSGGRVKGVTIVKPIVFGNVARYFGKKREEDGHTHQWSVYVKPYRNEDMSAYVKKIQFKLHESYGNPLRVVTKPPYEITETGWGEFEIIVKIFFIDPNERPVTLYHLLKLFQSDSSAMPKKTVVSEFYDEMIFQDPTAMMQQLLTTSRQLTLGAYKHETEFGELEQRTKEKMESAKKRTSQEIMELKDKLKASRENINHLKAEIRKLEEDGDHKEH; from the exons ATGTTCAAAAAGATGACTGAATTTGGTCCAGATTCCGGGGGGCGCGTCAAG GGAGTAACTATAGTGAAGCCTATTGTGTTTGGAAATGTTGCCCGTTACTTTGGGAAGAAGAGAGAAGAGGATGGACACACTCACCAGTGGTCTGTTTATGTGAAGCCTTACAGAAATGAG GATATGTCTGCCTATGTGAAGAAGATCCAGTTCAAGCTACATGAGAGCTACGGAAACCCCCTTAGAG TGGTCACTAAGCCTCCATATGAGATTACAGAGACAGGCTGGGGGGAGTTTGAGATCATCGTCAAGATCTTCTTCATTGATCCCAATGAGAGGCCT GTCACTCTTTACCATCTGTTGAAGCTGTTCCAGTCAGATTCCAGTGCCATGCCGAAAAAGACCGTTGTCTCTGAATTCTACGATGAAATG atCTTTCAGGATCCGACAGCTATGATGCAGCAGTTGCTCACCACATCGAGACAGCTCACTCTGGGAGCATACAAGCATGAGACAGAGT TCGGTGAGCTGGAGCAGAGGACAAAGGAGAAAATGGAATCCGCAAAGAAGAGAACGAGTCAAGAGATCATGGAGCTGAAAGACAAACTGAAAGCCAGCAGAGAAAACATCAACCACCTAAAGGCAGAGATCAGGAAACTGGAGGAGGATGGAGACCACAAGGAGCACTGA